From the Drosophila sechellia strain sech25 chromosome X, ASM438219v1, whole genome shotgun sequence genome, the window TGCCCCACGTGGCGGAGTCGCCACGTCGAGTGGACAAAACAGCCGTTCTGCGCTTCGCCGCCCATGCATTGCGATTGAAGCATGGTAAGATATATCTCGAATATCTCcaaatgcatatatatatatatccatataCAAACTCCTTCAGCCTTTGGCAACAGTCTGATGCAGCAGCGACCACAGATCACGGACACCCTGATGGACATGCTGGACAGCTTCTTTCTCACACTCACCTGCCATGGCCACATACTGCTGATCTCGGCCAGCATTGAGCAGCATCTGGGCCACTGTCAGTCGGATCTGTATGGTCAGAGCATAATGCAGATCACACATCCCGAGGACCAGAACATGCTCAAGCAGCAGCTGATACCCACCGAGCTGGAGAACCTCTTCGACGCCCATGGCGATTCGGATGCGGAAGGTGAGCCCCGCCAGCGGAGCAAAGCCGAGGAGGACGCCATCGATCGCAAGTTGCGCGAGGATAGACGCAGTTTTCGCGTGAGGTTGGTCCAAAATCGAATCATAGCTTATCTTATCAACCTAGTCTTTATATGCTATGATTGTATATTAACATTTTCTTATGCAGATTGGCTCGTGCGGGTCCCAGATCAGAGCCCACCGCCTACGAAGTGATCAAGATCGATGGCTGCTTTCGGCGTAGTGACGAAGCACCGCGCGGCATACGCTCCAATCATTTCAGCTCCAATCTGCAGTTAATCAGGCGGACACGCGGTCGTGACGATGTCATTCCACTGCACACCATTAGCGGCAATGATATCGTAAGTGGATCCTTGAATCATTGATATAAGATCTTTTGGAATGGTGTCCTATCGTATGCTGCAAGTACTATCGTACTGAGACCAGTTACCTTTCGACATCTTCGCAAGCTGAGACCACCACAATCCTTAATCCCTGATTCGTTTAGATTCTGACTGGCTGCGCCCGGATCATCCGTCCGCCGAAGATCGCCAGTCGGCTGATCGATGCCAACACACTGGAGTACAAAACCCGCCACCTGATCGACGGCAGGATCATCGACTGCGACCAGAGGATTGGAATCGTGGCCGGCTACATGACGGATGAGGTGCGCAATCTCAGTCCCTTTACCTTTATGCACAACGACGATGTGCGCTGGGTGATCGTGGCCCTGCGTCAAAGTGAGTGTTCCTGACATAGTCCACCATATCGTATGTATTCCAATTCCCCCATCCATTCGGCATCTTGCAGTGTACGACTGCAATAGTTCTTATGGCGAGTCCACTTACCGGCTGTTCACTCGCAACGGGAACATCATCTACCTGCAATCCAAGGGCTATCTGGAGATCGACAAGGAGACGAACAAGGTGCACTCCTTTGTCTGCGTGAACACGCTGCTGGGCGAGGAGGAGGGCAAGCGGCGGGTGCAGGAGATGAAGAAGAAGTTCTCGGTGATCATCAACACACAGATACCGCAGTCGACCGTCGATGTGCCCGCCTCCGAGCATCCGGCTCTGCTGGAGAAGGCCGTGCTGCGGCTCATCCAGAATCTGCAGAAGTCTGgcgagaatggtggccacgaTGACGGCGACGAGGGCGATGATGCGcaggatgacgacgacgacgatgaggatgatgatgacgatcaGGACGATGGCGGGCGCAGCATGTCCGAATTCGGTGATCCCTATGGCAGTTATCACGGCCGATCGCATCATGGTTCCTCCGCTCTATCCTCTCACGGGCATGGTAGCGCCAAAACACCACCCCTGGCACTGGTTCCGCCGGAAACGTCCTCCGTCAAGTCGGCGATTACGAAGAGCATCAGTGTGGTCAACGTTACGGCGGCCAAGCATCTGCGTGGTGTCCACGCATCGGCGGCAGTCAAATCGCCCAGCTCCTTGGGCAGCTGCACCTGCAGTGATTCCCATTCGCCCTGCGACTTCTGCCAGGTTGCACCCACGTCCAATCTGAAGAGGGGCAGCACCGCTCTGGCGGAAAACGAGGAGAAGCTGTCCAAGCGGCGCTTTATACCCAGCACTGGTGAGTTGGAATTGATTTAGTAACTTCATTTACTATTGCTGGATATTTTTCGAATGTTTAAGTATTCAAATATTGAACTATTTGCCGGCAGAAATCGAACATGTGCTGCACACATCTCTGGACCAAATCGGGCGCAATCTTACCCAGCAGCTCAATGTGGCCAGGAATTTGCGGGAACAGAGCCAGCGATACGAGCTGCCCCATGCCAATCAGCGATTCGATGAGATCATGGTAAGCTATAGGCATTCAACTACAGCGAGAATCTTGAAATGCAATTACAAGCAAATGAAATATAGGAGAGGGATTGGAAATCACACAGTTTGTGATTGAAGTTGACCGTATTTTCGTGACCCTTTTGCAGCAGGAGCACCAGAAACAGAGTGAACTGTATGTGAACATCAAGAACGAGTACGAGGTGCAGCTGCAGCACAAGGCCAGCACCCGGAAGTCAACGGATTCGGATCGGAATcaggagcagcagccgccgctTCAGGAGGACGACCAGGACTAGAGAGATGGAGAGCGCCCGATCGGGTCTCGACTGAAGGGTTTCATCGATGTGATATGTAACTACTGTCCTGGCAGCCAGCTCAAGTCCCAACACACAAAGTGTCCCTAATTCGTACCAACCAATAGAACCAATAATTCAGGGTTAGTTCTCGTTCGGTCAACTGATGGGTAACTGCTGCGGAACAGtttagatacagatacagatacggatagATAACCTTTAACCCCAACCTATGAGTGAGCCTGAGACAAGCATACTTTAGATACCCCGCCCACatgcacacactcacatatatacatatataagtatatatataaatttatatatatatgtacatatatacactgtTTGTtcagtttgttgtttttaactTCCTGTCCCACGTAGAAGGACTTTTACATGCATGTAGAACTAGTTACCGTTAACGTtaccgtttccgtttccgattTCGTTTAGAATGTTAGACCCTTATTTAGTAGTTTAATCCAATCACAGCTGATTCTTTTGAACACAACTTGTTATTTGCTGATCCCAATtttccaaaacaaaaatatggtagaacaaatattaatagaaAAGAGTCACGTCAATTTGCATCGAAAGCGGAAACGGCAACAAACACCCACAAAGGATGAAGATAAAGATATAAGTAAAGCTTAGCGTAAATGGGAGgatttaaacaattattatGCTAAATGAAATATACTATTAAAAACCTATGTACCATACGTTGTGCGTAATGCCCAAACTAAACGTGATAAAAGACTGTTACCAactacatacacacatacataatACCGAGATGGAAACACCCGTAAATCTAGAACTAAAACCTAAACTTAAATCGGCATAGTTTCGCATGaaaaggaaatatatatacatacatacatatataacaaTTATATTCATACGCGCACTAAGAGGAGGCGTGGCATAGTTTAATTACATTTACCGTACGAAAACTTTTTATAGATGTTTAATGTTGTTATGGTTAAGATAAATCCGGACGAATCGATGGATTTTGGCCAAGCACGGTGCACTGCATATATGTAGCAAGTGAGCCAAGTACAATTTACACAAATGTATACATAATTAGATGCATATATGGTTCGATGTAAACTAATAAATCGATGTAAAAGCGTAAAAACGGAAGTTAagaaaccacacacacacacaaacacacacacaccacccaCAAAAACCAGAAAAAGCTGAGGCGACAAAAATATGAGAACTCTGTTAAATGTTTGTtatgcatttgttttttttttaatctaaattaatattaaactaATGTATTAGTGAATAAACTTGTGTACCTACATACAAAACAATGATAAAGCAGTTATGGCGgtggttttatttgtttatattctAAACTAATAATTGCAGGAGCTGTACGAATGTAATATATTACATCGATGCCAGAACGTTAATGAATTTCTTTAAatgttgtatattttatttttagcattaatttttttttttttcgttgaaCGTTTGGCGCTGCATTTACCACAATTTAAGCTAATAGTGCGGAAATCAATTTGTATGatgtgaaataaattaaaagtcTAATATATATTAGCGTCTATTAGAAAGTTATTCTAGATTTCAAATTGTTTCAGTACCCAGACTATCGATAGTGTGCGAATATATTGTCAGGCTGACATCGACAGGGGCACCGATGGTCACACTGTCCGAATCCGAACTATCGACCTATCGCACTCCGATAGCAGCAGTCGCTACTTGACCGAACCAATCGCTGCCTATCGGGGAGACTGCGTGGCTGCTGCGTTCCGTAAAACGCGaagaagccaaaaagcaaggGCAATCGCATCGACAAAAGCACCAAACGCTGGTTCTTTTCAAAAAACTTCAGTGCGCTTTTATTTCCCCGCCGCTGGCGCCGCTTAAAGGAGCGACAACATTATATTATTGAAAATCCTAACGAAAACCGTCAGCCGAAAAGTGTAAACGCgtgaaaagaaaagaaaggaaCTAATAAAATAGAAGTAAAACCGCTAAGCGAGTTCCGCAAAATGAGTGGGGATGTGGCTGCCGAAAATGTAAGTGCCCTAAACGAAAAATCCATTCCTTTTTTTATGTAATGTGCAAACGTGTTGAATGGGGGGACTTTGCCTGCCGCCTGCAGCCTGCTTGTCAGTCCCAAAAATCAAGTTAAGTTCTGAACGGCATAATTGTAGGGTGTGCAGGATAGTTGCAAGTGTACCGCTCGCTGCTGGCACCGCTGTCGGCGTCGCTGCCAGCAGAGTGCGTAAAATGCAACGagcagagaaaaaaaaaagtaagaagAGGTCTTTTGGTAATTGACGAAAATGGCGACAATGCAAGTGGGAAAAGGCGAAGGAGGGTGCGAAGCAGAGTGGGGAAGAGCCGAGGCAGACGAAATGTATTTGGCACAGTGTGGCCGCAGCTGACTGGTATTTTTTCGAAACTGGTATTTTCACCAGCCACTCGAACATTGGTTTTCCACAGTTTTATCCCTCAAAAACGCCATTTAACTAACTTAACTCTTTTCCCTGCATTTTCACTGCAACTTCTTGCCTTATTTATGTTCGCACAGCGTCTCAATTTCACTGTTTTTCGTCGATTACTACCAAATTTGGTCACACTGCCCTCTTCCACACACATAATATCACATGTGTTTGctactgctgttgttgttgttgtatttgttgttggttGTGGACCGCTGCGttcatgtacatatgtaattGCAAGTGTCCCATTTTGCAATTACACTTCTACACACACATAAATGTGTACGGAGGTGTTCTGTCGTCTGATAAGACAGATGCGCCACCCCAAAacagccaaaaacaaaaaaaagcagTAACTAGAAAATGCTCGCGATGAATAATGTGCAaccacaataacaacaataacccCGGGGggatgtgtttgtgtgtgtagctgttttaaaaaaaaatataaaaaaagctgcaaaaagtgtaaaaaaaagaaagagaaacCATTTTCTGTATTCTAAACGACTCTTGTGCGTGTGTTGGTGTCATTGTTTGGCaaggtgttttttttttttaaaatatatattaaccTATTCAAAGTGATTCGgaaacaattttcaatttcctgTCGCCATCGTTCGGCGGCTCTTCTTCTTCGATTAACCCATTGCTGGTAGTTTAAAGTGAATTTTCCTACGCGGCATTTGTTAGGGTTGATTTTCACCACGTGGTGAGCGGATAGACACGAGATAATAGCCAATCATCGCCAGAAATCGAGTAGATCCACAGGAGAATGGCGACCAGTTGGGCCAACACGACGGATGCACAGGTTTCTGGCCCGGATTCACTCTCACTTTTCAGCTGGTCcatctacatacatacatacgtactaACTAACTTATACCATCTCCCTTTCTTCTTTCTTCCATCTCGCCGTCTCTCTCGCGCCCGCAGAGCATCCACATACAAAATGGTGGCAGCTGCGAGGTGGTTCAATCCAACGGGGTGACCACCAATGGACACGgacaccaccatcaccaccacagcaccagtagcagcagcagcagcaagcatAAATCCTCCAGCAAGGACAAGCATCGTGATAGGGACAGGGAGCACAAGAGCTCCAAttcctccagctcctcgaaGGAGCACAAGAGCAGCAGTCGGTACGTATGTAGGAGCAGTTCGATTTGACTCGACTCTatgcgattcgattcgattcgggCCACTCGTGTCGAACCATCTGGAACAGTCCAAATAGGTCAAAGTCAGGAAAGGACAATGTAATCACCTGGGATTCATAATAGTGCTTATATTAAGAGACAGTTGCTCCCCATGTGCTCATGGTTATAGTTTTTATAATCATACAGTGACAAACTAATGAAAAGGAGTAGCTATCACTTTATTCTGTATTGTTTAAATGGCCTGTATTCTGTCTAAAATGGCCTAAGTTTCCAAGTTCAGTTCCTAAGTAATTCAAATTCTCTCCCATGAAAACGACTTTAGATAGAAGCTTGAACAAAAGGTACATATTTATATGGAATGAGAAGCTGCAATTAGAGCAGATAATtcaatattatatatagagtAATGCTTTCTTCAGAGCTATAGATTAGGCTAAACCATTTCACAAGGAATCCAACTAATAACCCTAACCATTTACATTTTAGCGACAAGGATCGACACAAGAGCAGCAGCTCGTCGTCAAAGCATCGGGACAAGGACAAGGAGCGCGATGGTAACAGCAACTCGCATCGCAGCGGCTCATCGTCCGGCCACAAGGATAGGGATGGGAGCAACAGCAAGCACAAGTCGTCGTCGGGCCACCACAAGAGGTCCTCGAAGGATAAGGAGCGACGGGATAAGGACAAGGATCGCAGCAGCAGTTCATCCAGCCGGCACAAGTCCTCGTCCAGCTCCCGTGACAAAgagcgcagcagcagcagtcacAAGAGCTCCTCTTCATCCTCATCGAAGAGCAAACATTCCAGTTCGCGGCACAGCAGCTCATCTTCCTCGAAAGACCAGGCATCGTACGATGGCGTGTTTGTTAAGCCGGAGCCCGTTTCCCAACAGCTGATGCACTCGGGCCCGTCGGATGCTTACCAGATGCAACAGCTCGGTAGCTACGAAGCCGCAGCCGCCAACACCAATTTCAATGGCAATGGAAACGTTGCCGGTGCCAACTATAAGAACGGCTACGAGGAATCGATCGTAGACAtcaagaaggaggaggagagcTTTAACAATCTGTCGCAAGCCAGCTCCTGTGACTACTCCATGTCCCAGTTTCGTGCCGATGAGCCGCCGTTCGTGGTGAAGCACGAGCAGAGCTACGCCGAAGAGGACAGCACCATGAACTACAATGATCAGGACGACGAGGCCGACGAGATgaacgacgacgaggaggatgTGCCGCTGGCCATGCGCAAGCGCAAACAGGAGCCAACCGATCGTCCTGATGGCGGCAtggatgacgacgacgacgacattCCGCTGCTGGCGCGTAAGAAGATCAAGAAGGAGAAGATCAAGAAGGAGTCCAAGGAAAAGTCGAAGAAGCGGGTCAAGGAAGAGCCCAGTGAGGATTACGGCAGTGTCAAGcctaaaaagaaaaagatgAAAAAGGTAGCCCCTTTATCATTTTCAACCCATTAACAATCAATCAATGTATCACTGTGTTCCAGGAACCCGAGCCTATAGTATCCCCCGGCAAACGGCAGAAGACGAAGgtgaaggaggaggaggaggaggtgtgGCGCTGGTGAGCTGTCCGATTTATCAAGATTATCATAGAAAATGGTCTAGAAAAATGAGGAAGAGATGGGTGCAGAGCCTTCCATTCAAATGGATACCCCTCACAAAGGTTcagatgccagggctatgATCACTTTCGGTGCAAATCCCAGCAACTTGGCCTACTCACTGCGAAAAGGTTATTCGCGGTGAAAGGCCTTTGGAACAGGTGGCGCTGGCTCTCCCGCAGCCAAGTACTTGATTATATCGAGGCGAAGCAACGCTCAGTACGCATTGCTCAGATTCGCCCGAGCTCAAGGCGACCGCTTGTGACGTGTGGCGGCGGCACAACACATGCCATGTGTTTTTGGCTGCGAGAAGTTTTGGATGTCACTGACCTACATTTCCGAAAGTCACACACTCAGCGGACCGCCGACGCACAGTGGCTGCCGCAAGTTGTGGTCCGCCTGTGGCTCGCCGCACAGTGGCGTTCGTGTGGGCGGCATCTGTTGGCGCTCACTGTGCGGCGAGCGACATTCGCCACGAAACGCATGCGCTGCTCCAGCCCCTGCACCCCCCGCACCATGCACAGTTGCGTTGAAAAAACAGCTGAGCAGGCCGAAAAATGCTCATTTGAGGTTAGGTTCGAACGCGGCTGCTCGTTTGCTGCTTTGCGTAATGCGATAGATAAATTGGAAATATACCAAACCAAATGTGGCGCTCTTGGGCGGCATTGCGTCTATTCGAAAAGCAAAGTGTCTGCCTGGTGCTCGGACAGCGGATGGTGGCCATAGCCACCGTTGCGGGCAAAAGGAGAAGAGTGCGACGGAAGAGCGTCCAGGAAGAGCAAGTTCGATGGTGCGACTTGATTAGGGTGCTTCTATTCTTAAAAAAAAGAGGGTGGACCCAATTGTCAGATCTTGATTACTGCTAGCAATGCCTAGCCTATAATCTCTATAAAAACTAGCATAGTAGTAGCACCCATTTATATTAGAAAGTTACTTAATAATATTTCACCGACGATCGGGGGTGCTTAACATTTTGAACTCAACTATAGCAGGTTCAGTCTTCTTATTCCCGCCTGTATGTGAAGCACTAACCCGAATCATCCTACATTCCAGGTGGGAAGAGGAGAAGCGCGCCGATGGCGTTAAGTGGTCAACGCTGGAGCACAAGGGACCCGTGTTCGCACCGCGATACGAACGGGTGCCACGCAATGTACGGTTCTACTACGATGGCAAGCCGCTGGAGCTCTCTGAGGAAACGGAGGAGGCGGCCACGTTCTATGCCAAGATGCTGAACCACGACTACTGCACCAAGGAAGTGTTCAATAACAACTTCTTCAAGGACTTCCGCAAGTCCATGACGCCCAGGGAGAGGGAGATTATCAAAGATTTCCGAAAGTGCGGCTTCCAGGAGATGTTCAACTACTTCCAGGCGGAGTCCGAAAAGCGCAAGGCAGCCAGCAAGGAGGAGAAGCTGATCAAGAAGAACGAAAACGAGGCGCTGATGAAGGAATTCGGATTCTGCATGATTGATGGGCACAAGGAGAAGATCGGTAACTTCCGCCTGGAGCCGCCGGGCCTGTTCCGTGGCCGTGGCGAGCATCCCAAAATGGGCATGATCAAGCGGCGCATCCATGCCAGCGATGTGTCCATTAATTGTGGCAAAGATTCGAAGGTGCCTTCACCGCCGCCCGGATCTCGGTGGAAGGAGGTGCGCCACGACAACACGGTCACCTGGCTGGCCTCCTGGATTGAGAACGTGCAGGGCCAGGTCAAGTACATCATGTTGAATCCCTCCTCGAAACTCAAGGGCGAGAAGGATCACATTAAGTATGAGACGGCGCGACGCCTGGACAAGGTAATCGATAAGATACGTGCCACCTATCGCGACGAGTGGAAGTCCAAGGAGATGAGGGTTCGCCAGCGAGCGGTGGCCCTTTACTTCATCGACAAACTGGCGCTGAGAGCAGGCAACGAAAAGGACGAGGATCAGGCCGATACCG encodes:
- the LOC6620361 gene encoding DNA topoisomerase 1 isoform X5, with amino-acid sequence MWRSWAALRLFEKQSVCLVLGQRMVAIATVAGKRRRVRRKSVQEEQVRWWEEEKRADGVKWSTLEHKGPVFAPRYERVPRNVRFYYDGKPLELSEETEEAATFYAKMLNHDYCTKEVFNNNFFKDFRKSMTPREREIIKDFRKCGFQEMFNYFQAESEKRKAASKEEKLIKKNENEALMKEFGFCMIDGHKEKIGNFRLEPPGLFRGRGEHPKMGMIKRRIHASDVSINCGKDSKVPSPPPGSRWKEVRHDNTVTWLASWIENVQGQVKYIMLNPSSKLKGEKDHIKYETARRLDKVIDKIRATYRDEWKSKEMRVRQRAVALYFIDKLALRAGNEKDEDQADTVGCCSLRVEHVQLHKELNGKENVVVFDFPGKDSIRYYNEVEVEKRVFKNLELFMEHKKEGDDLFDRLNTQVLNEHLKELMEGLTAKVFRTYNASKTLQSQLDLLTDPSATVPEKLLAYNRANRAVAILCNHQRSVPKSHEKSMENLKEKIKAKREAIEKCESEYNVSICETMLLHTVCLIAVTPMQSRDEKKGKQLDRLRDQLKKLELQETDRDENKTIALGTSKLNYLDPRISVAWCKKNDVPIEKIFNKTQRTKFLWAVHMADENYRF
- the LOC6620361 gene encoding DNA topoisomerase 1 isoform X2, producing the protein MSGDVAAENSIHIQNGGSCEVVQSNGVTTNGHGHHHHHHSTSSSSSSKHKSSSKDKHRDRDREHKSSNSSSSSKEHKSSSRDKDRHKSSSSSSKHRDKDKERDGNSNSHRSGSSSGHKDRDGSNSKHKSSSGHHKRSSKDKERRDKDKDRSSSSSSRHKSSSSSRDKERSSSSHKSSSSSSSKSKHSSSRHSSSSSSKDQASYDGVFVKPEPVSQQLMHSGPSDAYQMQQLGSYEAAAANTNFNGNGNVAGANYKNGYEESIVDIKKEEESFNNLSQASSCDYSMSQFRADEPPFVVKHEQSYAEEDSTMNYNDQDDEADEMNDDEEDVPLAMRKRKQEPTDRPDGGMDDDDDDIPLLARKKIKKEKIKKESKEKSKKRVKEEPSEDYGSVKPKKKKMKKEPEPIVSPGKRQKTKVKEEEEEVWRWWEEEKRADGVKWSTLEHKGPVFAPRYERVPRNVRFYYDGKPLELSEETEEAATFYAKMLNHDYCTKEVFNNNFFKDFRKSMTPREREIIKDFRKCGFQEMFNYFQAESEKRKAASKEEKLIKKNENEALMKEFGFCMIDGHKEKIGNFRLEPPGLFRGRGEHPKMGMIKRRIHASDVSINCGKDSKVPSPPPGSRWKEVRHDNTVTWLASWIENVQGQVKYIMLNPSSKLKGEKDHIKYETARRLDKVIDKIRATYRDEWKSKEMRVRQRAVALYFIDKLALRAGNEKDEDQADTVGCCSLRVEHVQLHKELNGKENVVVFDFPGKDSIRYYNEVEVEKRVFKNLELFMEHKKEGDDLFDRLNTQVLNEHLKELMEGLTAKVFRTYNASKTLQSQLDLLTDPSATVPEKLLAYNRANRAVAILCNHQRSVPKSHEKSMENLKEKIKAKREAIEKCESEYNVSICETMLLHTVCLIAVTPMQSRDEKKGKQLDRLRDQLKKLELQETDRDENKTIALGTSKLNYLDPRISVAWCKKNDVPIEKIFNKTQRTKFLWAVHMADENYRF
- the LOC6620361 gene encoding DNA topoisomerase 1 isoform X4, whose protein sequence is MSGDVAAENSIHIQNGGSCEVVQSNGVTTNGHGHHHHHHSTSSSSSSKHKSSSKDKHRDRDREHKSSNSSSSSKEHKSSSRDKDRHKSSSSSSKHRDKDKERDGNSNSHRSGSSSGHKDRDGSNSKHKSSSGHHKRSSKDKERRDKDKDRSSSSSSRHKSSSSSRDKERSSSSHKSSSSSSSKSKHSSSRHSSSSSSKDQASYDGVFVKPEPVSQQLMHSGPSDAYQMQQLGSYEAAAANTNFNGNGNVAGANYKNGYEESIVDIKKEEESFNNLSQASSCDYSMSQFRADEPPFVVKHEQSYAEEDSTMNYNDQDDEADEMNDDEEDVPLAMRKRKQEPTDRPDGGMDDDDDDIPLLARKKIKKEKIKKESKEKSKKRVKEEPSEDYGSVKPKKKKMKKEPEPIVSPGKRQKTKVKEEEEEVWRWWEEEKRADGVKWSTLEHKGPVFAPRYERVPRNVRFYYDGKPLELSEETEEAATFYAKMLNHDYCTKEVFNNNFFKDFRKSMTPREREIIKDFRKCGFQEMFNYFQAESEKRKAASKEEKLIKKNENEALMKEFGFCMIDGHKEKIGNFRLEPPGLFRGRGEHPKMGMIKRRIHASDVSINCGKDSKVPSPPPGSRWKEVRHDNTVTWLASWIENVQGQVKYIMLNPSSKLKGEKDHIKYETARRLDKVIDKIRATYRDEWKSKEMRVRQRAVALYFIDKLALRAGNEKDEDQADTVGCCSLRVEHVQLHKELNGKENVVVFDFPGKDSIRYYNEVEVEKRVFKNLELFMEHKKEGDDLFDRLNTQVLNEHLKELMEGLTAKVFRTYNASKTLQSQLDLLTDPSATVPEKLLAYNRANRAVAILCNHQRSVPKSHEKSMENLKEKIKAKREAIEKCESEYNSRDEKKGKQLDRLRDQLKKLELQETDRDENKTIALGTSKLNYLDPRISVAWCKKNDVPIEKIFNKTQRTKFLWAVHMADENYRF
- the LOC6620361 gene encoding DNA topoisomerase 1 isoform X3; this encodes MATSWANTTDAQSIHIQNGGSCEVVQSNGVTTNGHGHHHHHHSTSSSSSSKHKSSSKDKHRDRDREHKSSNSSSSSKEHKSSSRDKDRHKSSSSSSKHRDKDKERDGNSNSHRSGSSSGHKDRDGSNSKHKSSSGHHKRSSKDKERRDKDKDRSSSSSSRHKSSSSSRDKERSSSSHKSSSSSSSKSKHSSSRHSSSSSSKDQASYDGVFVKPEPVSQQLMHSGPSDAYQMQQLGSYEAAAANTNFNGNGNVAGANYKNGYEESIVDIKKEEESFNNLSQASSCDYSMSQFRADEPPFVVKHEQSYAEEDSTMNYNDQDDEADEMNDDEEDVPLAMRKRKQEPTDRPDGGMDDDDDDIPLLARKKIKKEKIKKESKEKSKKRVKEEPSEDYGSVKPKKKKMKKEPEPIVSPGKRQKTKVKEEEEEVWRWWEEEKRADGVKWSTLEHKGPVFAPRYERVPRNVRFYYDGKPLELSEETEEAATFYAKMLNHDYCTKEVFNNNFFKDFRKSMTPREREIIKDFRKCGFQEMFNYFQAESEKRKAASKEEKLIKKNENEALMKEFGFCMIDGHKEKIGNFRLEPPGLFRGRGEHPKMGMIKRRIHASDVSINCGKDSKVPSPPPGSRWKEVRHDNTVTWLASWIENVQGQVKYIMLNPSSKLKGEKDHIKYETARRLDKVIDKIRATYRDEWKSKEMRVRQRAVALYFIDKLALRAGNEKDEDQADTVGCCSLRVEHVQLHKELNGKENVVVFDFPGKDSIRYYNEVEVEKRVFKNLELFMEHKKEGDDLFDRLNTQVLNEHLKELMEGLTAKVFRTYNASKTLQSQLDLLTDPSATVPEKLLAYNRANRAVAILCNHQRSVPKSHEKSMENLKEKIKAKREAIEKCESEYNSRDEKKGKQLDRLRDQLKKLELQETDRDENKTIALGTSKLNYLDPRISVAWCKKNDVPIEKIFNKTQRTKFLWAVHMADENYRF
- the LOC6620361 gene encoding DNA topoisomerase 1 isoform X6; this translates as MWRSWAALRLFEKQSVCLVLGQRMVAIATVAGKRRRVRRKSVQEEQVRWWEEEKRADGVKWSTLEHKGPVFAPRYERVPRNVRFYYDGKPLELSEETEEAATFYAKMLNHDYCTKEVFNNNFFKDFRKSMTPREREIIKDFRKCGFQEMFNYFQAESEKRKAASKEEKLIKKNENEALMKEFGFCMIDGHKEKIGNFRLEPPGLFRGRGEHPKMGMIKRRIHASDVSINCGKDSKVPSPPPGSRWKEVRHDNTVTWLASWIENVQGQVKYIMLNPSSKLKGEKDHIKYETARRLDKVIDKIRATYRDEWKSKEMRVRQRAVALYFIDKLALRAGNEKDEDQADTVGCCSLRVEHVQLHKELNGKENVVVFDFPGKDSIRYYNEVEVEKRVFKNLELFMEHKKEGDDLFDRLNTQVLNEHLKELMEGLTAKVFRTYNASKTLQSQLDLLTDPSATVPEKLLAYNRANRAVAILCNHQRSVPKSHEKSMENLKEKIKAKREAIEKCESEYNSRDEKKGKQLDRLRDQLKKLELQETDRDENKTIALGTSKLNYLDPRISVAWCKKNDVPIEKIFNKTQRTKFLWAVHMADENYRF
- the LOC6620361 gene encoding DNA topoisomerase 1 isoform X1 produces the protein MATSWANTTDAQSIHIQNGGSCEVVQSNGVTTNGHGHHHHHHSTSSSSSSKHKSSSKDKHRDRDREHKSSNSSSSSKEHKSSSRDKDRHKSSSSSSKHRDKDKERDGNSNSHRSGSSSGHKDRDGSNSKHKSSSGHHKRSSKDKERRDKDKDRSSSSSSRHKSSSSSRDKERSSSSHKSSSSSSSKSKHSSSRHSSSSSSKDQASYDGVFVKPEPVSQQLMHSGPSDAYQMQQLGSYEAAAANTNFNGNGNVAGANYKNGYEESIVDIKKEEESFNNLSQASSCDYSMSQFRADEPPFVVKHEQSYAEEDSTMNYNDQDDEADEMNDDEEDVPLAMRKRKQEPTDRPDGGMDDDDDDIPLLARKKIKKEKIKKESKEKSKKRVKEEPSEDYGSVKPKKKKMKKEPEPIVSPGKRQKTKVKEEEEEVWRWWEEEKRADGVKWSTLEHKGPVFAPRYERVPRNVRFYYDGKPLELSEETEEAATFYAKMLNHDYCTKEVFNNNFFKDFRKSMTPREREIIKDFRKCGFQEMFNYFQAESEKRKAASKEEKLIKKNENEALMKEFGFCMIDGHKEKIGNFRLEPPGLFRGRGEHPKMGMIKRRIHASDVSINCGKDSKVPSPPPGSRWKEVRHDNTVTWLASWIENVQGQVKYIMLNPSSKLKGEKDHIKYETARRLDKVIDKIRATYRDEWKSKEMRVRQRAVALYFIDKLALRAGNEKDEDQADTVGCCSLRVEHVQLHKELNGKENVVVFDFPGKDSIRYYNEVEVEKRVFKNLELFMEHKKEGDDLFDRLNTQVLNEHLKELMEGLTAKVFRTYNASKTLQSQLDLLTDPSATVPEKLLAYNRANRAVAILCNHQRSVPKSHEKSMENLKEKIKAKREAIEKCESEYNVSICETMLLHTVCLIAVTPMQSRDEKKGKQLDRLRDQLKKLELQETDRDENKTIALGTSKLNYLDPRISVAWCKKNDVPIEKIFNKTQRTKFLWAVHMADENYRF